GATCGCGATGATGGAACAATTATATGCTCCGATTGTGGAGCGTAAATATGCTGAGGATCAGTCTTTACCCCCAGTACCAGTGTTGGTAACAGATTTGAGTTCAGCAGAAATGATTAAATATGCTGCTAATGCCTTCTTAGCAACCAAGATAAGTTTTATTAACGAAGTTGCTAACATTTGCGATCGCGTTGGTGCTGATGTTACCCAGGTAGCGAAAGGTATCGGCTTAGACTCTCGGATTGGGAATAAATTCTTGAATGCTGGTATTGGCTGGGGTGGTTCTTGCTTCCCGAAAGATGTCGCAGCCCTCATTCACACCGCCGATGACTACGGCTATGAAGCCCAGCTACTCAAAGCTGCTGTCAGCGTCAACCAACGCCAGCGCTTAATTGCTGTGGAAAAACTCCAACAAGCGCTGAAAATTCTTAAAGGTAAAACTGTGGGACTACTTGGTCTTACCTTTAAACCTGATACTGATGACATGCGCGACGCCCCTGCACTTAATTTAATTGAGCAGCTCAATAGACTAGGAGCAAAAGTCAAAGCATACGACCCGATTGTTTCCCAATCTGGTTTGCGTGATGGTCTTTCTGGTGTGTTAGTAGAAACCGATCCACAAAGACTAGCTGATGGTTGTGATGCTTTAGTAATTGTAACCGAATGGCAGCAGTTCAAAACTCTTGACTACGCTCAGATGGCAAAATTAATGAGCCACCCCGTCATGATCGACGGTCGTAACTTCCTCGACCCAGAAATGATGCTGAGGGCTGGCTTCCAATATATTGGTGTTGGTCGATAAATAATGTTTCCAAGACTTTTTGTTGTGTGTCTTTGGGAAAAATAAACATTCTTTCCAACACTCCCATCTCTTTCAACGAGGTGGGAGTTTTAGTTTTTGCAAAGCTAGGTACACCTCGAATAGCCTTCTTGATACCGAGTTGCATTCATAGATATTACCTCATCCCGCCTTGAGCGCACCAAAATCAGCAAGTAGAAATTTACCGAATAGAGCAAAATGTGGAAGTTTTAGAATCTCCTTCCTGCTTGTCACCAGAGGATGTGTTACCTGGATTTGTGTTGGAGCTAAAGGGTATTTTAAGCTAAGAATTGCAGGCTGTAGGGTAATTGAAAACTGTGTCCAACAACGAACCTCCCCAGCATTTACATTTGTTTGAAGCAGGATGGGATGGTTTACACCTTCTCTATGAAATAGAACCCGCTAACGATCCCATGCCTGAAGTTTACTTGGGTCAGCATTTTATTATTATTGCTCTAGATGATTTTCGTGCTAGTTATATGCTGAATGGGCGTTGGCAGCATATTGATTACACTCAAGGTGAAATTGCTATTATCCCGGCTACCCAACTCTTTCCTCAAGCAAAGGTTGATCGCGAAGTACCATTACTAGAATTGTTTTTGGAACCTGCAAAGCTAGCGCGTGTAGTAGATGAATCAATTGGTGTAGAACAGTTTGAGCTTTTGCCGCAGTGGCATTTACGTGATCCGTTAATTCAGCATTTAGGCTTGGTGCTAAAAGCGGAACTGGAAACAGGGGGTGCAGACAGTCGGCTTTATGTAGAGTCAATGACAACAGCCCTTTCCGCACATTTACTGAGGCGATACTCATCTCGCCAAGAGGATATAAAAAGTTATACGGGTGGATTGCCTAAGCATAAGCTAAGGGAAGTAGTCAGCTATATTCATGACCATTTAGATGAGAATTTAACTTTAACAGAATTGAGTAACGTAGTTCATATCAGTCCCCATTATTTTGCTAGTTTATTTAAGCAATCTACAGGACTTTCACCGCATCAGTATGTGATGAAGTGTCGGATTGAAAGAGCAAAGCAATTGTTATTGAAGCGAGAATTGACAATTGTGGAAATTTCTCAGCAAGTAGGTTTTCAAAATCAGAGTCATTTTACAAGAGTGTTTCGACAACTAACTAAAACTACACCAAAGGTATACAGAGATAAACTCTAAGATTGTCGGAAAATCAGAACATTTTTCACAAGTTTAGGTAAGACGCACCTTAAGAGCGATCGCTAAACTTTGTACCTATCAGCAATGTTGTTTAAGCAGTAGCAAAGCATGAAAAATATACAAGGATGGCGGATTGTTGGTTTTTCTGCGTTGGTAATTGGCACGATGATTGCTGTCATCTGGTTTGTGCATGGCATAGATGAGCAAGGGATGCGGATGGCAATCCGCGCAACTGCTCGGACATCATGTATTTTATTTCTATGTGCTTTTGTTGCTTCTGCACTTCGCAGAGTTTGGTCTAATTCATTCAGTACCTGGCTTTTACAAAATCGTCGCTATTTAGGATTATCTTTTGCGGTTTCCCATACTTATCATGCGATCGCTTGGACTGGTTTATGGTTTGTTACTTCTGGTGCTTACCCCAAATTTGATCCTTTAGGAATTTTAGGTTATCTTTTCATCGCTGCCATGACTGTAACATCTTTCCAGCGTCCTGCTGCTTTGTTAGGTCAACGTGCTTGGAAGGTTTTGCACACTGTGGGTATGTATTATTTCTGGCTAGCTTTTACTGTTGAATTTAGTATGAGAATTTCCCATTCTGTACTCATATATTTGCCACTAGTAATTTTGCTGGTTTTAGCAATGGTACTGCGTGTAATTACTCCAAGAAGGCAACGGAAATTAGCAAGTTAAAGTGAATGAATTGATAATTTTCATGAGCCTTAGGGCTAATAGCTTAAGTCTACTTAAGTTGCCCTTAGGTGGTGTAAGTTAATAATGATGTATTCTTCTTAGTGTCTTGGTGGTAAAAAAATCATCATATTAACTACTAAGTCACAAAGACACAAAGGTGAAAAGCTTATAATTGAGCAAAATTTGTTAACTAGCCACTAGTTTCTCACCTTTAAGCATCCGCGATGCTGCTTCTAGTAGTGCTTCTTCCAGATAGGGTTTAGTGAAGTAACCACTTGCTCCCAAGCTGATAGCCATTTGTCGATGCTTGTCTGCACCTCGTGAGGTGAGCATAGCAATAGGTAAATGATTGAGATTTGGGTCTTTTTGAATACGAGAAAGTAATTCTAGACCATCGCAACGCGGCATTTCAATGTCACAGAATACAAGGTCACAAGGCAAACCAGAACGTAGTTTATCCCAAGCTTCTTGGCCATCACGTGCCTGTTCTACCCGATAACCCGCTTTATTAAAGGTTAAAGAAAGCAACTCTCTAACTGTAATTGAGTCATCAACAATTAGGACTGTTGGATCAATCGTAGTTGCTGTTGTATCTGGCTGAGTTGGAGCTGCTTTTTGAGTTAAGATACTGAGTGTATTTTGTTTAGAAGTTCTTCCTTGGAAGATATCGATAATTTCTAGGACATCAGCAATTGGCATAATTCGACCATCACCCAAGACAGTAGCACCAGCTACGCCAATTGGTTTGGGGGCGGGGCCTTCAAACTGTTTAATGACAATTTCTTGTTCGCTCAACACTTGGTCAACCTGTAAGGCGACTAGCGTATTTGCTGATCGCACTACAACCACGGAAATCATATCATCGTCTCGATTACCGCCATAAACGTTACCCCGGCTGAGTTGACGATTGAAAGTTAAAAGTTCTTTTAAAGGTTTGAATGACAGCATCCGATCACGCCAAGGAATGAGTTTTTCACCTGCATCACCCTCTTGAATATTTTTTATAGGTATATCTAGGGTATCTTCCACGCCATCCATTGGGAAGGCAATCCTGGCTTTATCAGAAACACAGCACAGAGCTTTGCAAATACTGAGGGTTAATGGTAAACGAATAGTAAAGGTAGTACCTTTGTCAATCGCAGAGTCAACAGAAATCACCCCCCGGATTTCACTGATTTTTGTGCGAACTACGTCTAAACCAATACCACGACCAGCTAAGTCATCAGCTTGATCTTTGGTACTAAAACCTGGTTGGAACAGTAGGTCATAAACCTCAGCGTGGGAAATTGTTTGAGCTTCGGTGGGAGTGATTAAACCGACCCTGATTGCCTTTGCTTTCACCCCATTTGAATTAATCCCAGCACCGTCATCACTAACGGAAATTACGGTTTGATTCCCTTGATGAAAAGCACAAACGGTAATGGTTCCCACAGGGGATTTACCTTTAGCTTGGCGTTCCTCTGATGTTTCGATCCCGTGAGCGATCGCATTATTAAGCAAATGCGTTAGGGGTGTTTTGAGGTGTTCTAAAATCATCTTGTCAATCAGGGTGTCTCGACCTTGAACGACTAACTTTACTTGCTTACCATACTTGATTGAGTTGTCGCGCACACCTCGCGGTAATAAATCAGTAGCCTGGGAAAAAGGCTCCATTCGCGCTCTTGTCAGTCCCTCTTGCAGTTGTCCTGTTACCTGTCGAAATTGTCGTGCAACACGTTCGGTTTCTTCGGTGACAAAATCAATATCACTTGCAGACTCCCGCACCCGAACGATCAGTTCAATCATTTCTTGGGACAGGGTGTGGAAAGGTGTGAAGCGATCCATTTCTAGTTCGCTAAAACCCCTGTCTGTATCTGAATGACCAAAATTGCTGTTTTTGCGGCTAGCTAACAAAGATGCTTCTAGTAGCGATCGCTCATACAATTCCTGCATTCTTGCTCCCACATCCGAGAGTTGTTGTACCTGATGCAGTAGATTATCTAATGACTGGCGCAAACGTTCCTGATCTTGCTCTAGGGTATTGCGATTGACGACCAACTCCCCAACTAAATTACTTAGATCATCCAGATGTTTGACAGGTACTTTCATTAACTGCTCAAATCTGGAAGCATTCCAACCAGAGTTGCGTCCACCCGAGAAATTGACTGTAGTGGGTGTGACTGCTCCCCCTACCATCCCTTCTAATTCTTTAAATTCATTCTCAATCTCTGGGGAGAAAATTTGGTTGCTACTATCTTTTGTAGAATAAAGTGGAGTTGATTGTTCAGCTACGACCGCATCTTCATCTTGCTCCCAAGCTAGCATTTCTTCTAAGGCAGCAAATTCAATATCTGGAATTTTGGAAGTATGAGTGTCTGATGATATTTCTTGTTTAAGTAAATCATCCAAATCAGCAAACGTATTTTCTGCAAAAGCATCAATGTCTAATTCTGTTTCTTCAATTGAATTCGCAGCAAAAAACGCCTCTTGAGGTTGTTCTGTGTCTCCAGAATCCGCAATTATTTCCTCATGAGCGAAGCTAGAATCTTGCACCTGTAATTCAGAATCTGTAATTCCCAATTGCGAATGGTTTTGTTCATCTTCCTGGTTGATTTCTTCGGGGTGGAAAGTTAATATTGATTCACTAGATTCTGCTATAGTCTCTTGATTTTTACCCAGCAAATTCACTTTTGTATCTTCCTGGAATGCAGGAGATGTACTAACATCTGCAACACTTGTATCTGCTGAATCTGTTGTAGAGGATACATCATCCGCTATATTTTGCTGTGGGAAGGCAAAAGGATTATCTATACTATCAACTTGCAACTTATGAGTATCTGGTGTTGACAAATCATTAAATAAAACTTCTAGATTGTCGTTGCTATCCTCTTCTAGTTTGATTGCGTCTAACCAGTTAATTTCTTGCTCAGTACTTAGTTGATGTAAATCGAAAGCTTGTATTTCTGTAGGAAAATTAGTAAATTCTGGAGTGAATTCTAGAGCTTCTGATAATTGCGAAAGATC
Above is a genomic segment from Fischerella sp. JS2 containing:
- a CDS encoding UDP-glucose/GDP-mannose dehydrogenase family protein — its product is MRVCVIGTGYVGLVTGACLAHIGHDVICVDNNEEKVKLMKSGQSPIFEPGLSEIMQNAISAGKIQFTTDLGAGVKHGEILFIAVGTPPLPTGESDTRYVEAVARGIGTHLDGGYKVIVNKSTVPIGSGDWVRMIVLDGIAERQKTLVPAGGMRDDEQLPEITAQFDVVSNPEFLREGSAVYDTFNPDRIVLGGNSSKAIAMMEQLYAPIVERKYAEDQSLPPVPVLVTDLSSAEMIKYAANAFLATKISFINEVANICDRVGADVTQVAKGIGLDSRIGNKFLNAGIGWGGSCFPKDVAALIHTADDYGYEAQLLKAAVSVNQRQRLIAVEKLQQALKILKGKTVGLLGLTFKPDTDDMRDAPALNLIEQLNRLGAKVKAYDPIVSQSGLRDGLSGVLVETDPQRLADGCDALVIVTEWQQFKTLDYAQMAKLMSHPVMIDGRNFLDPEMMLRAGFQYIGVGR
- a CDS encoding AraC family transcriptional regulator, with the translated sequence MSNNEPPQHLHLFEAGWDGLHLLYEIEPANDPMPEVYLGQHFIIIALDDFRASYMLNGRWQHIDYTQGEIAIIPATQLFPQAKVDREVPLLELFLEPAKLARVVDESIGVEQFELLPQWHLRDPLIQHLGLVLKAELETGGADSRLYVESMTTALSAHLLRRYSSRQEDIKSYTGGLPKHKLREVVSYIHDHLDENLTLTELSNVVHISPHYFASLFKQSTGLSPHQYVMKCRIERAKQLLLKRELTIVEISQQVGFQNQSHFTRVFRQLTKTTPKVYRDKL
- a CDS encoding hybrid sensor histidine kinase/response regulator — translated: MLPEQQQRILGYFIEEAKEHLTTIEQGLLNLQSTIKDPEMLNEVFRAAHSIKGGAAMLGLSSIQRTAHRLEDCFKVLKEYPVQVDQKLESLFLGVSDTLKALLENLTGPFGLTEETASQIMSEAEPVFGWLNEHLDLLVKQGTIGVAAADTDRWQQRQNLVLQKLREMLQLFKQPATPETRQSLQACCRQLVELGEQLDCASWCNLCQAAGQAIANQENSYLTLAKIVITDIKQALELVLTGREAEIIISQQLGALIPPQIELLDITTDVVKEEADIKAEETVFATPVENANTEDSATSTTDNFAELKTPSNLIEVKQEDSIKSLSEVSEQLGINIDNLVEFTSQSESLEFAQDSINALSDLSEQIQEHTDDLDEFIIQSPAQDLELENTITSLSELSNPFEIEDEGNEALDIESLEINGPEVGIAELNTLAQLFESETPDFNETWEIEEEIIEPDATNYEIADQSNDSKTKDTSNDFAELLSLEGNTNNYDSQTINAKEELTLVQLFGDNFLEAENLESNLDDSVTPLNENHNQLLQSGNQVNEIELSQPIDNKSEDLFTESEHQDLVEEVSLESNQPIEENWSLDSLFTEAQEDRSPTISIDAPGLDDLFDHLSTTKAEFSPATDDVGLWTETEEAGLDLEFSGEQDAAKALEEILFAAAAADDIFSDRQQRIPESVTDFALQDLDLDFSQELIFSTDTSDDDFFAELIANESHNSYPVDEELSPQEIRDLSQLSEALEFTPEFTNFPTEIQAFDLHQLSTEQEINWLDAIKLEEDSNDNLEVLFNDLSTPDTHKLQVDSIDNPFAFPQQNIADDVSSTTDSADTSVADVSTSPAFQEDTKVNLLGKNQETIAESSESILTFHPEEINQEDEQNHSQLGITDSELQVQDSSFAHEEIIADSGDTEQPQEAFFAANSIEETELDIDAFAENTFADLDDLLKQEISSDTHTSKIPDIEFAALEEMLAWEQDEDAVVAEQSTPLYSTKDSSNQIFSPEIENEFKELEGMVGGAVTPTTVNFSGGRNSGWNASRFEQLMKVPVKHLDDLSNLVGELVVNRNTLEQDQERLRQSLDNLLHQVQQLSDVGARMQELYERSLLEASLLASRKNSNFGHSDTDRGFSELEMDRFTPFHTLSQEMIELIVRVRESASDIDFVTEETERVARQFRQVTGQLQEGLTRARMEPFSQATDLLPRGVRDNSIKYGKQVKLVVQGRDTLIDKMILEHLKTPLTHLLNNAIAHGIETSEERQAKGKSPVGTITVCAFHQGNQTVISVSDDGAGINSNGVKAKAIRVGLITPTEAQTISHAEVYDLLFQPGFSTKDQADDLAGRGIGLDVVRTKISEIRGVISVDSAIDKGTTFTIRLPLTLSICKALCCVSDKARIAFPMDGVEDTLDIPIKNIQEGDAGEKLIPWRDRMLSFKPLKELLTFNRQLSRGNVYGGNRDDDMISVVVVRSANTLVALQVDQVLSEQEIVIKQFEGPAPKPIGVAGATVLGDGRIMPIADVLEIIDIFQGRTSKQNTLSILTQKAAPTQPDTTATTIDPTVLIVDDSITVRELLSLTFNKAGYRVEQARDGQEAWDKLRSGLPCDLVFCDIEMPRCDGLELLSRIQKDPNLNHLPIAMLTSRGADKHRQMAISLGASGYFTKPYLEEALLEAASRMLKGEKLVAS